CGCAATTTGATGGACATCAAGCTGTTTGTCGACACGGATGCGGATCTCCGGATTATCCGCCGGCTCATGCGCGATATCAATGAGCGGGGCCGAACGATCGATTCAGTTATTGAGCAATACATGTCGGTGGTCCGTCCGATGCATAACCAATTTATCGAACCGACGAAACGCTACGCCGATCTGATCATTCCGGAAGGCGGACAGAACGAAGTGGCCATTGACCTTATGGTGACGAAAATCAAGGCGATTCTGGAAGAACATCTATAGAACGTTCTGAATAAAGTGAATAAATATGTACTTGAAGTTCCAATGATTGTATATTATGATATGACGAGATTGATGCACCGGATTCCGGAGCATCCGCAACTGAAGGGGTGGAAAGTATGTCAACTGAAAAACAATATCCAATGACCATAGACGGCAAACGGAAGCTCGAAGAGGAACTGGATTTCCTGAAGACGGTCAAACGCAAAGAAGTCGTTGAACGAATTAAAGTGGCACGAAGTTTCGGTGATTTATCCGAGAACTCGGAATACGATTCAGCAAAAGAAGATCAGGCATTTGTGGAAGGCCGCATCTCCACGCTGGAATCGATGATCCGCAATGCGGTCATCATCGAAGATGACGAACAGAATAACGGTGTCGTATCACTCGGCAAGACGGTTACATTCGTTGAAATTCCGGATGGAGACAAAGAAGAGTATACGATTGTAGGTTCAGCTGAAGCGGATCCGATCGAAGGAAAAATTTCGAATGACTCGCCAATCGCCAAAAGCCTGATCGGCCGCGGCGTCGGGGAAAAAGTGAAAGTGCTTACGCCCGGCGGCGAAATGGAAATTGAAATCCTATCCATCACATAATGACACCAGTCATTTTCTTTGGGAAATGGCTGGAAGCCTGTAGATAAAAGATTGTTTAGACAGAAAACGGCGCTCCAACATTCCGCGGACTGACTGCCAAGCCTCCTCGTCTCTAAGGATTTCGGGGGGGCGGCAGCCGGTTTTTCGCAGAGTGATGGGGCGATTTTTCTTTCTTCTCCTGATGCTGATATTGGCATAGATTGATATTCTTTAGAATT
Above is a genomic segment from Planococcus lenghuensis containing:
- the greA gene encoding transcription elongation factor GreA, whose protein sequence is MSTEKQYPMTIDGKRKLEEELDFLKTVKRKEVVERIKVARSFGDLSENSEYDSAKEDQAFVEGRISTLESMIRNAVIIEDDEQNNGVVSLGKTVTFVEIPDGDKEEYTIVGSAEADPIEGKISNDSPIAKSLIGRGVGEKVKVLTPGGEMEIEILSIT